ATATTCTTCACCGCTATTTTTGGGTTTACTATTCTCTCTCCTACTAACATTGCCATAGCCCAGCCAGAAACAGAAACTCTACCAACTACTCTAGGGAAGCCGAAAAGAACAGTCCAGTCTGGTACTCGCGTGAGATTACGCCTACCACCATCTTTAGGAAACCCTAATCGCAGAGTACCTGCGGCTACACGCGGGGGAACTTGTGTAGCCAAAAATCAAAATCTCACAGCCTTAATTCCTCAGTCAAACCTGGGGTTAACTACAGTGGGGAATCCCACCTTATATTTCTTTATTCCCCAAAATACTGCTACTAATCTAGAATTAGTCATTCAAAATGACGATCAAGATGGACAAACTGTTTATCAACAGAAGTATCAGCCAAATACCAAAGCAGGAGTCATAGGAATACATCTACCACCGGACACTTTAGCTGTGAATCAAAAATATAAGTGGAATTTCTCAATCAAATGTAATTCCCAAGACCCTTCTTTAGATAAAGTCGTCCAAGGTACTATTCAACGTTTTGAAAATCCTTCACTGATGAATAAACTAGCACAAGCAACTCCTCAAGAGCGTGTGCTACTCTACGCAGATGCCGGAATCTGGCATGATGCCCTGGATACTTTAGCAAGATTGAGATACGCGCATCCTTATGATTTAAAACTCAAAGCTGATTGGGAAGCATTGTTAACAGCACCTGGAGTAGAGTTCGATGAAAAACTAGCACAAAAACCTTTAATTCCCGAAAAAGAAGCTCCAAAACTGTTGTTAAATAATTGAGCAACACTTCCCCATAGCAGAAATCAAGCAGATGATCTCCTCAAAACTACAAAAAATCGGGATAATAATTGTAGCGACAACTGTTGGTATCACTAGTGTTTTACCAGTAAATACCGCAATAGCCAGAGAAAAAATTATATTTGTCCCTCCGGTTCTTGGTAGCCCACAGAGATTAATCCCAGCAGGAACACGGGCGTATGAACCACCGTCTGGGGGGAATGTAAATATAGACATCCTCCAAACACAACCAGCACCAATAGTACCGTCTACTCGTGGTTTTGGTGGTAACGGTGGTAACATTGTTACTCCCCGTATTCAAAGGACGATTCCACCAAATCAAGACAGGAACGGAGCATCTGTAGCAGTTCCTAATCAATGTTTGTCAGGGAAAATACCGTTAACAGCTTTAATTCCCGAATCCCAATTAGGATTAACTACCCTGTCAAATCCTGCCTTGTTTTTTTATGTTCCCCAAACTTCTGCACCAGAATTAGAGCTAGTTGTTCAAAATGAAACTGAGCAAGAGGTTTACACACAGAAATATAAACCTAACAACAAAGCTGGCATAATTAGCATACGTCTGCCTGTTAATTCTTTGACAGTAAACAAACAATATAAATGGAAATTATCTGTAATATGTAATCCTACAGACAAGTCTCAAAATAAGGTTGTAGCTGGTTTGATACAACGCGTGCTACCAGACTTACAACTGGTAAAAAAATTACAACAAGCAACTAGACAAGAGCGTGCAGTTTTGTATGCAGCAGCAGGCATTTGGCATGATGCTCTTGCTACTGTGGCACAAAGACGCTACTTGTTTCCTCATAATCCCGAAATAGCATCTGATTGGGAAGAATTGTTAACTACACCAAATGTCCGCTTGAATCAGGAAATCGTCAAGCAGCCTTTAATTCCTTCCCCAGAAGTCTTACCACCTAAAAACAAGCACAAATTTTAAGCTCTAACCTAGAATTACATCTCATCATGAACAACCTTTTACCAAGAAAATTTTTGTCTACAGTAATCTCTGCAATTGTGGGATTGACCATCTTAAGTTCTGTAGTGCCAGTACAAGCAGAAGTCAAGATTAATTTACCAAATTTAGGAAAAGGCCCTGGTAGAAGAGTTCCAGGTGGTTCCCGTGGCATAAATTGTGTCGCCAAGAATCAGTATCTGACTGCTATTGTGCCGATATCAAATATTGGGTTAACAACTATAGCTAATCCTAGTTTATATTTTTATATCCCTGACAATAAAGCACCAGAAGTAGAGTTAGTGGTGCAAGATGAAAATGAACAAGAGGTTTACAAGCAAAAGTACAAACCTAGTGGTAATGCTGGTGTAGTTGGAGTGAGTTTACCAGACAACACTTTGGCTAAAGGTCAAAAATATAGATGGAATTTTTCAATTATTTGCAATACTCAAGACCGTTCTTTGGATAAGTTAGTTCAAGGAACTATCCAACGCATTGATAATCCACAATTGATGAGTAAGTTAGAAAACGCTTCTCCTCAAGAACGCTTGAAGTTGTATGCTGAGGCTGGTATTTGGCAAGATGCGCTTGATACTTTGGCAAAGTTGCGATATTCTCGCCCTCAAGATTCAGCACTCAAAGCTGATTGGGTAAGTTTGTTAACCACAGACGGCGTAAAATTAGATACACAAGTGGCTCAAGCACCATTAGTCCAAGGACAAAATGTACTGCAACCAATTAATCAAACTTCAGAAGTGACTACACCTCAATAGAGAAGCATTGTAGTAGGAAGCTATGGTTCGACTTTGCGCGAGTTGAGCGTAGTCGAAACTCGCCAATGTCAGGAGACAAGGTAAAAAATAATCCTCTAAACCCATTCCTGGCAAGGAGTCCACATTTTTTTAGTGACATTAAATTCAGAACCCTAGTTTCATGAAGAGATTAGGGTTTTTGCTTGATGGCAAGTGCTGAGTATTTTCCATCAGATGTGCATACTCACAAAATATTCTACCTATTAACAATTGTGGCTGTATGTCAGCATTATTCATCTGAGGAGGATACTATGACAACACAATTGTACTCCAAATTAATTGCCTCCTCTCTGGCATCTGGACTCATAGCTTTTGGTTATTCTGTACAGGGAGTTGCTGTCAACTTTAACGGACAAAACCTACATTCAGTAACAACTCTAGCTATTAACACTCCAGCAGATGAAATCAATCAAGCATCTTCAGAAACATCAATAAATCAGATGTCTGCGTATCAGGTGCAACCAGAATTCATGGTAGACGGGGGACTTCCTACACGACTAGTTGTTGCTGGTAGCCGTTAGTCAGGTTGAGGTACTTGGCAGTAAGTTCCACGAGACCCCATATTAAAGTTAGAAATATTAGAGGAGTGAGCAACGAGAGTAACTTTGCCTTGACGATCGCGCATTAATATTGACGATACCACCATTATCTTCTGGCGCGGCATCAATATAACTAATTGCCGAGCTAATTAAACCATCACTCGCCACACTATCAAAGGCGACAGTATCACCCGCTGTAATTGAGATATTACGGATTTTGGATTGATAATTGTTATCTGCGTCTAATTTCTGTCAATCCATCTGTCGCAATCATCTTTAAATTGGTATCAGTCGTTTTACTTGTGAAAACATTATCACTATTGAGGAGTAATGCAAAATATCTCACAGGGACTATTTATATGAATTTTGCAAAGGGGATTTTGGCTAAAATCCCCTTTTACATACCTGCATTAGTGCAATGTTTCTTCTGGATGTGTCTTCATCAACCGTTCTGTGAAGGATTTAATCACGATGTACAAAACGGGTACGACAAACAAACTTAAGAATGTGGCAATTAACATCCCACCAAAGACCGCAGTTCCTAAAGATTGACGGCTTCCTGCACCTGCGCCAGTTGCTACAGCTAGGGGAAAAATCCCCAAAAGCGTGGAAAAAGCAGTCATCAAAATTGGGCGTAAGCGTTCTTGAGAAGCTTCAATTACGGCTTTGGTAATGGAAAGCCCCTGTTCTCGCAATTGGTTAGCAAATTCCACAATCAAAATCGCATTTTTACTTGCCAAACCAATCAACATAACTAGACCAATTTGACAGTAGACATCGTTAGCGAAACCCCGCATTGACTGGGCTAACAGTGCGCCAAAAATCGCTAAAGGCACTGAAAGCATAATAATTAAAGGGTCAATGTAATTTTCGTATTGGGCTGCTAGGACTAAGAAGACAAAGACTAATCCTAAGCCAAAAATCACGGGTGCTAAACCACCAGATTCTAGTTCTTCTAAGGCTGTACCTGACCATTCGTAACCGTAACTGGATGGTAAAACTTGTTGAGCTACCTGTTCCATTTTTTGGATAGCGTCTCCCGAACTAGAGCCTGGTGCTGCGGAACCATTGATTTCGATGGAGCGAAATAGATTGTAGTGGTTAATTGTTTGCGCTCCTGTGGTAGGAGTAATTTTCACCAAATTACTCAAAGGTATTATTTCATTCTTGCGAGAACGAACATATAATTGCCCGATATCTTGTGGGTTAGAGCGAAACTGTTGATCAGCTTGGACATACACCCGGTAGTTACGCTGCTGGAGGTTGAAGTCGTTGACATATTGCGCTCCTAAAGCAGTTTGCAAGGTGGTAAATATATCATCTACATTCACTTGCAGCGCATTGGTTTTGTTCCGGTCTACTTCTACAAGTAGCTGAGGTGTGTTAGCGGCAAAGGTGGTAAATACAGCTTGGAGTCCGGGGGTTTGATTGGCACGACCTAGCAATTGACCCATTGTTTGAACTAGGTTATCTAAACCGCCATTACCTCTGCGGTCTTGGAGTTGAAAGGTAAAACCACCAAAGTTACCCAAACCTTGAATCCCTGGGGGATTGACCGCAAAGATTCTCGCTTCAGGAATGGCGAAAAATTTGCCTTGTAATTTACCGATGAGGGCTTTTACTGTCTGATCTGGTCTTTCACGCTCTCCCCAAGGCTTTAATGTGGTAAAAATAATACCACTATTGGCAGTACTTCCACTGAAACCAAAACCACCAACCGCAAAGGTGCCAACAACTTCGGGAATTTGCAGAATTTCTTTTTCTACTTGGGACATGACATCGCTAGTATATTGCAGCGACACCCCTTGTGGCCCTTGGATAATTGTGATGAAATAGCCTTGGTCTTCTTCGGGGAGAAAAGCTGTAGGTACGCTTGCATACAACCAAGCAGTCATTCCCAAAGAGACGATAAATAATCCAATAATGACGCTTTTAATGCCTGTGAGGAAATTGAGCGATCGCCGATATCCTTGCGTTACCCAGTCCAAAAATCTGTTAATCTGGTTAAAAATCCAACCTAGCCAACCCGTAGGTCTTTGCCCTTGACGCAGTAGCAAGGCACACAATGAAGGTGTGAGAGTCAGGGCGAAAAACGTCGAAATAGCAATAGAGAAGGCGATAGTTAAGGCAAATTGCCGATACAATGCACCTGTGGTTCCTGGAAAAAATGCCACTGGCACAAACACCGCCATCAACACTAAAGAAGTAGCAATGACTGCACCAAATAATTCCGCCATTGATTCACTAGCGGCGCGGCGAGGATTTATGCCTTTATCTTGAATAAAACGGCTGATTTGCTCAACCACAACGATCGCATCATCTACCACCATCCCTGATGCTAAGGTTAAACCAAATAAGGTCAAACTATTAATCGAAAAGTTAAATACTTTGACGAAGGCAAATGTCCCCACCAATGCTAGAGGAATCGTGAGTGCGGGAATCAGCGTCGTGCGCCAGTCTTGTAAGAATAAGAAAATGACGATGACCACCAACACCACAGCTTCAAATAGAGTCTTGATTACTTCTGCCAAAGACTCTTCCACAAACATAGTTGTGTCAAAAGCTACCTGATATTTCATCCCTGGTGGAAAACTTGGAGCTAACTGCGCTATTGCCGCTTTCACTCCCTTGGCTACATCTAAAGCATTACTCCCAGGAACTTGATAAATACCCAACCCGACAGCATCCTTAGCCCGATATCGCAGAAATGTATTATAATTCTCTGCCCCTAATTCGGCTCGACCGATATCTTTGAGTTTGACTAAAGTCCCATCATCTTCGGACTTAATCACAATTTCTTCAAATTCTTTTGGTTCTGTCAGTCGGCTGGCTGCACGGACATCAATTTGATATTGTTGTCCTTTGGGGGCAGGTTCTTGGCCAATTCTCCCTGCACCAATTTGCAAGTTTTGTTGTGCCAGTGCTGTTGTGACATCTTCTGTTGTTAATCCGCGTGTTGCTAACCGACTGGGATCTAACCACAGGCGCATAGCATAGCGGCGTTCACCAAAAATGCGGACATCACCTACGCCTTTGACTCTTTTGAGCGCATCTGCTACGTACAGGTCAGCGTAGTTGCTCAAGAATGTGTTGTCATATTCTTTATTGTCGGTATATAAACCAATTCCTAAGAGAATATTGTTAGATTGCTTGCTGACTCTAACACCTGTACGCTGCACGACATCTGGTAATTGTGCCTCGGCAATGGAAACACGATTTTGGACATCAACAGCAGCCAAATCTTTATTGCGTGAGGCATCGAAGGTAACTGTAATACTACTTGTACCATCGTTGCTGCTGCTGGAGGTCATATATCTCAGACCTTCAACTCCATTAATTTGTCTTTCTAAGATATTAGTGATGCCGCTTTCTACTACTTCGGCACTGGCTCCACTGTAGTTGGCAGTAACGTTGATTTGGTTAGGACTAATATCGGGAAACTGGGCGATGGGTAATGTGGGAATACTAATTAATCCCACCAGTAAGATAATGATCGCGCAGACTGTAGAAAAGACTGGTCGCTTGATGAAGAAATCAACAAACATAAATAGGAAGTGTGAAGTATGAAGTATGAAGTATGAAATTTTACCCTTTACCCTTCAGATTTTTTTAGGGAGAAGGAATTATCGGTGCGCCGTTGGTGAGGTTAAGAATACCGGAAACTACGATTTTTTCTCCTGCTTTCAGTCCTTCTAATACTTGGTAATTACTACCCTCAATTGCTCCTAACTTGATTGGTTTTTGCAAAGCTACTAACGATGGCGCTCCGGGTTTGGGATTTTCTGGTGCTTGCGCCACAAATACAAATGTTTCTCCACCCAAACGTGATACAGCTGTCACCGGAATTAAAATTCCGGGGCGTTCATCCCAAATGATTTTAGTTTGGACTAACTGACGATTGACTAATTGTCTGTTGCCATTACCAAAAACGGCCTTAGCTAAAACTGTTTGCGAATTAGAAGTGGCATTGGGCGAAATGAAACTGATTTTACCTGTAGCGGTGGGTTGACCTTGAGCATCAAGCATTTGTACAGGTAAGCCAACGCGCAATTGCTGACTTTCATTAAGTGGTACAGATATGTTCAATTCCAAGGAGTCATTTCTGGTGAGAGTGGTGAGGTTGTCTGCTTTGCTGACAAATTCTCCAACTCTGACGGGAATATCGCCCACAATACCTGTAAAGGGAGCGCGGACATTAGTATATTGCAACTGTACTTGGGCGGCTTTGACTTGGGCAGCAGCTTGGGTAACTTGCGATCGCGCTTGGGCGATTTCTTCTTGACGAGGGCCGTTTTCTAGTTGTCTGACGTTTTGTCTTTGTTGTTCAACTGCCCCTTCTAACTCATTGATATTGGAATTTCTGCCTTTGCTGAGTTGATCTAAGCGTTTTTGGGCTACCACTAATGCGGCGGCGGCGCTACGTTGTTCTTTCAGATAGCCTTCCATCTGATCTTCGGAAATAGCTCCTTGTTTTTGTAAGTTTCCATAGCGTTGGGCGCGGGATTTTGCCAGTTCTAAGTCAGATTTAGCGGCTTCAATTTGCGCTTCGGCTTGCGCCATTTCTTCTGGACTTGAACCTGTTTGAGCATCTCGCAACCGCGCTTGGGCTTGAACTAACTGCGCTCTAGCTTGGGCAATTTCTTCTGAGCGCGTACCTGCTTTCAGTTCTGCTAAACGTGCTTGAGCTTGTTCGAGTGAGGCTTTGGCTTGGAGTAACTGTGCTTGAGCATCATCACTTTGCAAACGAATTACTACTTGTCCTTGGGAAATGCGATCGCCTTCTTTATATAAAATCTCTGTAATGCGTCCATCAATCTCTGGTTTGAGTGTGACTGAGCGTGGTGCATCTAAAGTCCCCACAAATTCTGAAGTTTGCTGAATAGTTGCATTCTCAACCGTGGCTAATTTCACAGGAATTCCCATCGGTTGACCAGCAGCTGCTCCAGTCCCCTTCGGTGCATTACTCGCTTGGCTTGTTTGCCACCATCGCCAACCCACACCAATACCAGCAATTAACAAAACTACGCCTAAAATCACTGGCCAAGGCCGCTTTTTATGGAGTATGGATATGGGTTTTGGGTCTGCTGAAAAATCTGTTGGTTGAGCCTGATTAGAGTCAGTAGTAGCAGGCTGTTCTATTTCAACCGGAAACTGTGAATCAGGGAACTCAGACTGAGACATTTTCGTTTTCTCATTTATAGACTTAAACTTTGGGCAACTTGGCTGAAATATAGTGATGCTTGGTGAGAGACTGATCAACCGACCTTGTGATACTTGCTTGTGTAGGAATCTTGATCAGCCAAGGTTTCTGTTTGTCAAGTGCCTATTTGATGAAACTCTGGGGATGGCAATATTTAGTTACCTCCTTTACCCCAGTCATACGAGCAAATTCATCGGTGTGAGTTTTCGTTAAACCTGCATTTGCAAATACCTCGGTTGTCGCTTTGATCAACCTTGCACGAGTTTGTTTGTACTTGAACGCTAAATTTTAATGGTTCATGCAAGTGCTTGCTTGCATTATATATTTGTCAGCCAAAAAAGTGTATAAACTGAGTCAGCCCCAGCGATCGCTGAGATTTCGGCTTTTGTGCTTCTAGGCCTGAATTGATCAGGGTATTAATAAGTTTTGATTATTGTAAATTTCAGTAAGATCAGCATTTTTGCCAAATACTGATAAATAAAAGCTATAACTCAGCGCCCGCAAGATGTTCATCAAGACAACTTCAAAAATAAATGCGGGATTTTCTCATGCTTTTATCAACCTAATACTTGCGTAGATTGTGAACCCAGAGCGCAGCCTTGATTGGTTCATAGATTAAGCACTTTGGCAAGTATAAAGCGATCGCCGCAATACATCAAAAGAATTTTAGAGATGTACGCTATTACCCTAAACTGATTTATGAGTATTTAGCTAATTTTTGGAGGCATGGTGGAATTATGGATGTCAGTCTCATCATATCTAACATCTTAAATCCACCCATATTGGCTTTCTTTCTGGGAATGTTAGCGGTGTTCGTCAAAACAGATTTAGAAATCCCGGCACCTATCCCTAAGCTATTGTCTTTATATTTACTATTTGCCATCGGGTTTAAAGGCGGTGTAGAACTAGTCAAAAGTGGTGTTACCCAAGCAGTTATCCTCACCCTTTTAGCCGCAATATTGATGGCGTGTATTGTTCCAGTTTACACATTTTTTATTCTCAGAATTAAACTAGATACTTATAATTCAGCAGCGATCGCGGCTACTTATGGTTCCATTAGTGCGGTAACTTTTATCACTGCTAGTTCATTCCTGACTCAACTGGGGATGGCTTTTGATGGGTTTATGGTTGCAGCCTTGGCCTTGATGGAATCACCAGCAATTGTTGTAGGTTTAATATTGGTTAACGTTTTCACTGTCGATGAAAGCGATCGCGAATTCAACTGGTCAGAAGTATTACAAGAAGCCTTCCTCAATAGTTCTGTATTTTTGCTAGTGGGTAGCCTAGTTATGGGTGTCCTCACCGGAGAACACGGCTGGCAAACTTTAAAACCCTTTACCCAAGATTTGTTTTACGGTGTACTGACGTTCTTTTTGTTAGATATGGGACTGGTGGCTGCTAGAAGAATCAAAGATTTACAAAAAGCAGGTTTTTTCCTGATTCTGTTTGCGATACTAGTACCAATTTTCAATGCCGCCATAGCTTTATTAATTGCGAAAGCGATCGGAATGCCAAAAGGAGATAGTCTATTATTCTCAGTGCTATGTGCCAGTGCTTCCTACATTGCTGTACCCGCAGCCATGCGCCTAACTGTCCCAGAAGCTAATCCTAGTCTGTATATTTCGACTGCTTTAGCTGTGACTTTCCCTTTTAATATCATTGTAGGTATACCGCTATATCTATACGGCATTAATCTATTTTGGAGATAAGACAATGCAGGCTGTAAAACGGATCGAAATATTTGCCAACTATGTCGAACTCGGTAAAATTTTAGAGTCTTTAGAAAAATCAGGCGTAGCAGGACATTCAGTTGTCAAAGATGTCGCCGGCAAAGGCACAAGAGGCAAAGTCACACATGATTTAGCCATGACAATGCTCGACAATGTTTACATCATTGCCTTTTTTGCCCCCGAAAAATTGCCATTGGTAGAGTTAAATGTCCGGCAAACTCTAAATAAGTTTGGCGGAGTTTGTTTTATTTCTGATGCAATGGAAATTGAAACTACCAGATGTGTTGGTTGAAGTGTGAAGTCTGAAATGATTTTCATCAGCACTTTAACTATTAACATCACTTAAGCGTGAAGTTGTAAATCGATCCATCCACTTTTCCAAATACACTCGATTAGCATTTTGTTCAGATGGATCTTGAGTCTGTAAAGGATAAGGCATCAATCCTAAAATTGCGGCTGTAGTCACGCAAAACATTGACTTTTGGAAACTTATACAAATTTGTACCCGTAAGTCATCTTCACCCCGTAGCCCACGCCGATAAATAGCGTGCAAATATTCTGGCAGATAATGGCGCATATCCTGCATGAGTAATGTAGGCGGAATACCAGCACCACCAATAGGTAAAGGATCTGCATACAATGCACCATATTGGAATCTACCTTGATCCGGGGAAATTTGATAAGCTTGGGCATTGTAAGAAACTGTGCCATGAAAAGGAGTTCCCCGAAAGAAAACAGCCTCGACATAAGGCACTGCTGTATCTGCTAAAAATGTTAAACCAGTCTTTTTGGGAATAATGTCGTAGACTTTATCTTGAATTTTGACTGAGTAGGTGATTGGCTTCATAGCATCTGCTACTAAGCCTGCTTTAATGTAGTCTACGACTTGGGGAATTGATTTGATTTCTCCTTGGTCATAACGGTCTGATAAGGTCAAGAAAATATCAGCCATTACTCGCCAGAATTGACCTAAACCACTGTAATAAGCAGAAACGCGCAATTGTTCAGTTAAAAATTCGGGAAATAATTGGTTTAATCCTAAAATAAAAGGATTATTTTTAAATTTGGCGGTGATAACTGCTTTTGCTCGTTCTTGAAATTCTTTGGTATCTAAATAGCTATCTAAGCCACCACCACCATGCCACATCATGGCTTTCATACAATATTCTGCATATTCATAATTGATGCGATCGTGCCACCAGTGACGCAATAATTTTTGAAAAGAGAACTCATCGTTAAAGTATTTAAAAAAAGGAAAAAATACTAAAAATTGATGGTCAGCAATGTAGATGAGATTTTTGGAGTAGGCATCTAAAACTACACCATAGCTTTTGAGAATACCAACTACTTCTAAAACATTTTCTGGATTATCAGGTAATAATGTTCCACCTGTTTGTAATCGTTCTACATACTCAGCTAAAGGATGTAAGCCAGGTTTATTTTTAATAGTTACCATTGCCAGTTCTCCAAATTGGGAATGAGTCAATAAAAAGGCAAAAGTAAAAAGGCAAAAGTAAAAATATTTTTACCTTTTACTTTGATTTTTCTACAGAGACTGTTGCCACTACTTTATCTACACTTATCATGGCCGTGATTGTTGGTTCAGTCCAGCGAGATAACCAAGCGGGTTGAATGCCGAAAATCACAATCAATACAGCTAATACTACCGATGGCAGGCGATCGCTCCAATAGACTCGTGGTAAATTAACTACTTGTGCAGATAAGCGCCCAAAAAAAGCGCGATTCATCAAAATTAAGAAATAAACCGCAGTTAAGCCAGTTCCTAGCATGGATAGTAGAGTTTGCACAGGGAATACCGCAAAACTGCCGCTAAAAATCACAAATTCGGAAATAAAACCTACCATTCCTGGTATACCTGCGCTGGCCATTACTCCCAAAACCATCAAGCTACCAATCACTGGCATTCCGCGTTCGGGGTTTAATAATCCGCGAATAACTTCTAAATCACGGCTCCCAGCTTTTTTGTATACTACTCCTACCAACAAAAACAGTAAGGCGGAAATCAAGCCGTGGCTAATCATTTGCATCACAGCGCCCAATACACTAAGGGGTGTAGCGGCGGCGGCGGCTAATAGTACATAGCCCATGTGTCCAACTGAACTATAGGCTACCATCTTTTTCATGTCGGTTTGAGCGATCGCACAAGATGCACCATAAAGCACACTGACTACAGCCCAAGTTGCTAACCAAGGTGCTGCATAACTCCACGCATCAGGTAACAAGTTCATCCCAAACCGCAGTAAACCGTAAGTTCCCAACTTCAACAGCACACCAGCTAGTAGCACGGAAATGGGTGTAGAGGC
This window of the Nostoc sp. HK-01 genome carries:
- a CDS encoding nitrogen regulatory protein P-II, translating into MQAVKRIEIFANYVELGKILESLEKSGVAGHSVVKDVAGKGTRGKVTHDLAMTMLDNVYIIAFFAPEKLPLVELNVRQTLNKFGGVCFISDAMEIETTRCVG
- a CDS encoding CO2 hydration protein — encoded protein: MVTIKNKPGLHPLAEYVERLQTGGTLLPDNPENVLEVVGILKSYGVVLDAYSKNLIYIADHQFLVFFPFFKYFNDEFSFQKLLRHWWHDRINYEYAEYCMKAMMWHGGGGLDSYLDTKEFQERAKAVITAKFKNNPFILGLNQLFPEFLTEQLRVSAYYSGLGQFWRVMADIFLTLSDRYDQGEIKSIPQVVDYIKAGLVADAMKPITYSVKIQDKVYDIIPKKTGLTFLADTAVPYVEAVFFRGTPFHGTVSYNAQAYQISPDQGRFQYGALYADPLPIGGAGIPPTLLMQDMRHYLPEYLHAIYRRGLRGEDDLRVQICISFQKSMFCVTTAAILGLMPYPLQTQDPSEQNANRVYLEKWMDRFTTSRLSDVNS
- a CDS encoding RND family efflux transporter MFP subunit encodes the protein MSQSEFPDSQFPVEIEQPATTDSNQAQPTDFSADPKPISILHKKRPWPVILGVVLLIAGIGVGWRWWQTSQASNAPKGTGAAAGQPMGIPVKLATVENATIQQTSEFVGTLDAPRSVTLKPEIDGRITEILYKEGDRISQGQVVIRLQSDDAQAQLLQAKASLEQAQARLAELKAGTRSEEIAQARAQLVQAQARLRDAQTGSSPEEMAQAEAQIEAAKSDLELAKSRAQRYGNLQKQGAISEDQMEGYLKEQRSAAAALVVAQKRLDQLSKGRNSNINELEGAVEQQRQNVRQLENGPRQEEIAQARSQVTQAAAQVKAAQVQLQYTNVRAPFTGIVGDIPVRVGEFVSKADNLTTLTRNDSLELNISVPLNESQQLRVGLPVQMLDAQGQPTATGKISFISPNATSNSQTVLAKAVFGNGNRQLVNRQLVQTKIIWDERPGILIPVTAVSRLGGETFVFVAQAPENPKPGAPSLVALQKPIKLGAIEGSNYQVLEGLKAGEKIVVSGILNLTNGAPIIPSP
- a CDS encoding transporter, which produces MFVDFFIKRPVFSTVCAIIILLVGLISIPTLPIAQFPDISPNQINVTANYSGASAEVVESGITNILERQINGVEGLRYMTSSSSNDGTSSITVTFDASRNKDLAAVDVQNRVSIAEAQLPDVVQRTGVRVSKQSNNILLGIGLYTDNKEYDNTFLSNYADLYVADALKRVKGVGDVRIFGERRYAMRLWLDPSRLATRGLTTEDVTTALAQQNLQIGAGRIGQEPAPKGQQYQIDVRAASRLTEPKEFEEIVIKSEDDGTLVKLKDIGRAELGAENYNTFLRYRAKDAVGLGIYQVPGSNALDVAKGVKAAIAQLAPSFPPGMKYQVAFDTTMFVEESLAEVIKTLFEAVVLVVIVIFLFLQDWRTTLIPALTIPLALVGTFAFVKVFNFSINSLTLFGLTLASGMVVDDAIVVVEQISRFIQDKGINPRRAASESMAELFGAVIATSLVLMAVFVPVAFFPGTTGALYRQFALTIAFSIAISTFFALTLTPSLCALLLRQGQRPTGWLGWIFNQINRFLDWVTQGYRRSLNFLTGIKSVIIGLFIVSLGMTAWLYASVPTAFLPEEDQGYFITIIQGPQGVSLQYTSDVMSQVEKEILQIPEVVGTFAVGGFGFSGSTANSGIIFTTLKPWGERERPDQTVKALIGKLQGKFFAIPEARIFAVNPPGIQGLGNFGGFTFQLQDRRGNGGLDNLVQTMGQLLGRANQTPGLQAVFTTFAANTPQLLVEVDRNKTNALQVNVDDIFTTLQTALGAQYVNDFNLQQRNYRVYVQADQQFRSNPQDIGQLYVRSRKNEIIPLSNLVKITPTTGAQTINHYNLFRSIEINGSAAPGSSSGDAIQKMEQVAQQVLPSSYGYEWSGTALEELESGGLAPVIFGLGLVFVFLVLAAQYENYIDPLIIMLSVPLAIFGALLAQSMRGFANDVYCQIGLVMLIGLASKNAILIVEFANQLREQGLSITKAVIEASQERLRPILMTAFSTLLGIFPLAVATGAGAGSRQSLGTAVFGGMLIATFLSLFVVPVLYIVIKSFTERLMKTHPEETLH
- a CDS encoding proton-translocating NADH-quinone oxidoreductase subunit M, whose translation is MLSALILLPLLGATIIGFWPTVIDGKLARSMAFVFAGMTFVWSIFLAIQFDPGKITQQFSEFIPWVDALGLSYNLGIDGLSLPLLVLNGLLTCIAISSSDVSIQRPRLYYSLILLLSTGVIGAFLAQDLLLFFLFYELELIPLYLLIAIWGGARRGYAATKFLIYTAISGILLLASFLGMVWLSGGSNFALANLNAASLPLSTQLLLLVGILVGFGIKIPLVPFHTWLPDAHVEASTPISVLLAGVLLKLGTYGLLRFGMNLLPDAWSYAAPWLATWAVVSVLYGASCAIAQTDMKKMVAYSSVGHMGYVLLAAAAATPLSVLGAVMQMISHGLISALLFLLVGVVYKKAGSRDLEVIRGLLNPERGMPVIGSLMVLGVMASAGIPGMVGFISEFVIFSGSFAVFPVQTLLSMLGTGLTAVYFLILMNRAFFGRLSAQVVNLPRVYWSDRLPSVVLAVLIVIFGIQPAWLSRWTEPTITAMISVDKVVATVSVEKSK